One genomic region from Eremothecium gossypii ATCC 10895 chromosome I, complete sequence encodes:
- a CDS encoding alpha-mannosyltransferase (Non-syntenic homolog of Saccharomyces cerevisiae YIL014W (MNT3)), with the protein MVQSPSIAILVAWGLQCKGLPDAILRTVIALLLATDRSGMVSYGLMGNFSKKMVHRGMGRWRFRGHRWSLRYIRICVRTVMVFSMLALVLQYSGKILVASILHNSVRPSSKTPLHTVHAVEQLQFGRWPLEKKCQWYFAKEKRQQWLNEIIERSRGRMKDASVTAAMLERLRVFDTCFMQGDIGLREVFGEDINLYSLHHELFPFLKKVRDWSELLPQVLDLNDGSRYLLGNKLPEQAFKVDNDLPFWENLRRSSSGRGIVATVADIHLDQLKRLLHVLDELGNKLPIELVYKGNDFSRLPIKRLKRYVRQHTKQRVRLVDCSRVLRSTHIPKIKRFMNKWLATIFNSFEEIILLDVDVVPLVPIDSYFKLPGYTKTGALFFKDRTLPEYLPVSCTKAILLLPPSSEENKLWGHSMRYRTPMTKAGALDRTNSAETEVMYNYFIERYRHQVETGLVVLNRKQRLFSLVTSFMIHLNLRFSECFHGDKEVFWLGQLLTGNEYSIHPMPAAIIGELQQGERKLAATEYRICSTQIAHPDTDGTVLWINGGMWNCKDNKAAEEDFSDYNRYFTRKFGSQQKLADWYKQTLKVTGVFSPELKNSKWIPAKECKQSAFCSSVFVHDDEELQSLKDADISVCNHLASVWGSLPE; encoded by the coding sequence ATGGTACAATCGCCGTCGATAGCTATATTGGTTGCCTGGGGTCTCCAGTGCAAAGGCCTCCCGGACGCCATTTTACGGACAGTCATTGCACTCCTTTTAGCAACTGATAGGTCAGGGATGGTTAGCTATGGTCTAATGGGTAACTTTTCGAAGAAAATGGTGCACAGAGGTATGGGCCGTTGGAGATTTCGAGGCCACCGATGGTCGTTACGGTATATTCGAATATGTGTTCGAACAGTTATGGTTTTCAGCATGCTGGCCCTGGTCCTTCAATATAGCGGCAAGATACTGGTGGCCTCAATCTTGCACAATAGCGTTCGTCCCAGCAGCAAAACACCGCTCCATACAGTACATGCTGTTGAACAACTCCAGTTCGGGAGATGGCCGCTGGAAAAGAAGTGCCAGTGGTACTTTGCGAAAGAAAAGAGACAACAATGGCTGAACGAAATTATCGAAAGGTCGCGTGGTCGCATGAAGGATGCCTCGGTGACAGCTGCCATGCTGGAACGACTACGAGTGTTCGACACTTGTTTCATGCAAGGAGATATAGGTCTTCGTGAGGTTTTTGGTGAGGACATAAACTTGTACTCTCTCCATCATGAACTATTTCCGTTTTTAAAGAAAGTACGCGATTGGAGCGAACTGCTCCCCCAGGTATTGGATCTCAATGATGGGTCACGTTATTTATTGGGGAACAAGCTACCCGAGCAAGCATTTAAGGTGGATAACGACTTACCATTTTGGGAGAATTTGCGGAGATCTTCGAGTGGGCGAGGGATAGTAGCGACCGTGGCAGACATTCATCTTGATCAATTGAAGCGCCTGCTCCATGTCCTTGATGAACTGGGGAATAAATTGCCTATAGAGTTGGTGTACAAGGGTAACGACTTCTCTCGATTGCCTATCAAAAGACTGAAAAGGTACGTTCGGCAGCACACAAAACAGCGAGTTCGGCTGGTGGACTGTTCGCGTGTACTACGCAGTACACATATACCTAAGATAAAGAGGTTCATGAATAAGTGGTTAGCCACTATATTCAATTCATTTGAGGAAATAATACTACTAGACGTGGATGTTGTGCCACTGGTTCCAATCGATAGCTACTTCAAACTTCCCGGCTACACTAAAACGGGCGCTCTGTTCTTCAAGGATAGAACGCTTCCGGAGTACCTTCCTGTTTCATGCACAAAAGCGATACTACTCTTGCCACCATCGTCGGAGGAGAACAAACTTTGGGGACATTCTATGAGATATCGAACACCAATGACAAAAGCTGGCGCACTAGACCGGACCAATTCCGCCGAAACAGAGGTTATGTACAACTATTTCATCGAACGATATCGTCATCAGGTAGAAACTGGTCTGGTGGTGCTGAATAGAAAGCAACGGCTCTTTTCTCTGGTTACTTCGTTCATGATTCATTTAAACTTACGATTCAGCGAGTGTTTCCACGGTGACAAGGAAGTATTTTGGCTGGGACAGCTGCTTACAGGAAATGAGTACTCAATTCACCCAATGCCTGCAGCTATAATCGGTGAGCTTCAGCAGGGTGAACGAAAACTGGCTGCGACGGAATATCGTATTTGCAGCACGCAGATTGCTCATCCAGATACTGATGGAACTGTATTATGGATTAATGGCGGCATGTGGAACTGTAAAGATAATAAagctgcagaagaagaCTTTTCCGATTACAACCGCTACTTCACAAGGAAATTTGGCTCCCAGCAAAAACTAGCCGATTGGTATAAACAGACACTTAAAGTTACTGGTGTTTTTAGCCCAGAACTAAAGAATTCAAAATGGATACCTGCAAAGGAATGCAAACAATCCGCATTTTGCTCCTCTGTCTTTGTACATGATGACGAGGAGCTTCAATCTCTGAAGGATGCTGATATCTCGGTATGCAATCATCTAGCGTCAGTTTGGGGCTCGTTGCCTGAATAA